In Oryza sativa Japonica Group chromosome 3, ASM3414082v1, one DNA window encodes the following:
- the LOC4334658 gene encoding uncharacterized protein, which produces MASSLLSMAMFVVVLMCASAMAAQARLPPGSSPLVAACTAGPFSKLCVKDLGHRLLDIQTVLTSVSNHGAAIAGAPGQVDFRSLVAVAMEAATESGAVAATVFEGKLPGFNKSVPDFKACLDNCSVTVSSAMKEIHGAAAALKAGDDEVAKTLVLRAINDVTM; this is translated from the coding sequence ATGGCGTCGTCGTTGTTGTCCATGGCGATGTTCGTCGTGGTCCTGATGTGCGCCTCAGCAATGGCCGCCCAGGCGCGCCTCCCGCCGGGGTCTAGCCCGCTGGTGGCGGCGTGCACGGCGGGGCCGTTCTCCAAGCTGTGCGTCAAGGACCTGGGCCACCGCCTGCTGGACATCCAGACGGTGCTGACGTCGGTGTCGAACcacggcgccgccatcgccggcgcgcCGGGGCAGGTGGACTTCAGGTCcctggtcgccgtcgccatggagGCCGCCACGGAgtccggcgcggtggcggcgacggtgttcGAGGGGAAGCTCCCCGGGTTCAACAAGTCCGTGCCGGACTTCAAGGCCTGCCTCGACAACTGCAGCGTGACGGTGTCGAGCGCCATGAAGGAgatccacggcgccgccgccgcgctcaaggccggcgacgacgaggtcgcCAAGACGCTCGTGCTTCGCGCCATCAACGACGTCACCATGTGA
- the LOC107275571 gene encoding cell number regulator 10 has product MARPQHNDWSSGLFACFNDCEVCCLTTVCPCITFGRSAEIVSRGERTCCAAGVMCVLLGFFAHCHCLYSCCYRGKMRDSFHLPEDPCCDCCVHALCLQCALCQEYRHLKSLGYKPSLGWLGNNQHVPPKHNPPMRR; this is encoded by the exons ATGGCGAGGCCGCAACACAATGACTGGTCATCCGGACTCTTCGCCTGCTTCAATGACTGCGAAGTTT gTTGCTTGACGACGGTGTGCCCGTGCATCACGTTCGGGCGGAGCGCGGAGATCGTGTCGAGGGGGGAGAGGACGTGCTGCGCGGCGGGCGTGATGTGCGTGCTGCTCGGCTTCTTCGCCCACTGCCACTGCCTCTACTCCTGCTGCTACCGCGGCAAGATGCGCGACAGCTTCCACCTCCCCGAGGACCCATGCTGCGACTGCTGCGTCCACGCCCTCTGCCTGCAGTGCGCGCTGTGCCAGGAGTACAGGCACCTCAAGAGCCTCGGCTACAAACCCTCGCTTGGCTGGCTCGGAAACAACCAGCACGTCCCGCCCAAGCACAACCCGCCGATGCGACGCTAA